Genomic DNA from Cydia amplana chromosome 9, ilCydAmpl1.1, whole genome shotgun sequence:
TAAAGATTTTCCGAGACTAGTTTTGAAGGtatctgatgatgatgatgatgatggtaggtacctatctagctTTGAATAGATTGAGTGACAACCCTAGTGAAAATTCCAATTAACCTCACTTTCGAACCTATTTACCCCGTCAGGGGTAAATTGGAATCCGATAaggtttttgttaaatatatcaaaatatgGCAATAAGTCGGGAATTTAAGGCTACTCAGCATCTAAAAGAGCTTACCATACATGTTTATGTAGTACTATAAAATACTCTATGACTTACGGAAGATGGTTAAAATTCCAGTTGAATGTGAATATTGGACCTAtttaccccgttttacggtaagtaGAGTCAACAAACTTATTATCTAAAATACTTCAAAAACAGTtttcataaaaagtaaattCATAGTTTATAAAATCGGTGATTAGATGGCAagttcattttttattttttcacaattgTAAATTTTACCTATAGCTattccaataaaataaaataggtacctacataaaccaATCTACTATGGACAAACTTGACcggaaaactaaaaataggtatagccaatgatattatattacctaactatagataggttatactcttACTTGAGGAgcataaaaaatacttccatatttatttctgtgcctacgaagaaatcttattttttattaattttcgtattccatccatctttgtcatactcgttgttaaacataagctcgtctctttctattTCGGTGTGCACATAGGCACGTGCACACATCTCGCTTGCCCAggtgcgactaaaggcaacttgtacaatttgtcacaaggtaagcgcttcaattttggaacgcctataacctatcttgggtTAAATAAATCATAGGGTATACTTAGCTAACATTAATTCGGATTCATAATCACTAATCATTCATACAAAAATCTCAAAAGAACCATGAAAGTACCTAAGTTAAAAGGACCTAATgtaatgtgtaggtatataatgattgctacaaaaagtaaaaaaatacaaaccaaCACATAATAGGTAcgtaaaattgcaataaaatacAAATCCTTTGCCCTTGAAGGTTTAATAAAAGAATTAATCGTTCTATTCCACAAGCAAGATTTTAAACTATCTATTACGAAACTTACGGAATTATGTAGCTACATAATAGGGATATGTACGAACAAATCAGTTTTTgaacttttataattttacttgcagaatttaaaacaataattcaattacaaaaacttgaaaaatcagtttttgaacttttataattttacttgcagaatttaaaacaataattcaaTTACAAAAACTTGAATTTTAAATCTCTATATCTCTAAAATAATAGGCACAGTACCAAACGCTATAATAACTAAAATCACGGagtgtttaaattttaataaagcaAAAATTATAGCTTAGCTAGTACtataacatacaaaagtatGTAGATCAATTCTAAGGCACACTCGTCACTTCAAATTTAAACAACTCTAGGAAGGTAGGTACAACTCTCTAAACTCAATTTCGTAAAATTGTCTAATGGCCTCTAAAACCATAACcgataatcgcatgcgatttgcgATACATTGCGGCTTTTCATAAATCTTTTGAATTCGTTGCACATACTTAGCCGGCAAttatctaaaatcgcatgccatTTGTCGCAATGTTTATAGAATCCTTAACACAAGTATAGCCAGTATAGGGGGCGTGCGTGAACTGCCCACGTGAATCACTTGGAGAAAAGTGCAAAATACCTATCAGGTGTAAGTTTTCGATTTAGGCCACAATATTTCGATCCTAAGGAACGTACGTCAACTGCTGCTGTGCTATCCACCTGTTTATTGGCATGACAAGTTTAAGTTGTCTCTTCAAGttacaagatggcagaccctccacgCATGTTTTCACTCTTCATTTAATGCACAATGATCCTAACACCTGGATCAGGTTCCGAAGCAACATCTTTCGCCAGCGGAGCGTTGCCGCAAATACGGAAGTTCTTAGTGTAAGGAATCACACCGACCAGGATGCCAGAGATGATCACCCAGACGCCGGCGACATAGAATGCGGCGTCCCAGTAGCCGGTCTTGTCTTTCAAGCCACCTGGAATGTCGAAAAATTTAACATTAGATTAACTAAAATTTGAAAACCTTAGGTACATGTAAACCCATGCCAAGTCATGGTAACTATCATACTATTTGGTGTGTGTGATTCAATTTCAAAATGTTGGCATTATTAATTataccctcctaaggcccaaggtcctacccatagtacttattaactttcttattcagacccagctcctacaacaattgtgtagtcatagcgtatcACGGTCCTACGAGTAGgacttaatatattttgttttcaaattttgcgcttatcgaaattggcgtgtacgaacttcaAAGGAccgttttgttttgtctgtgagccctttaacaagttcgtaaaaaaaatcaaagtgctgtacaaggtgctgtataagtacaataacattaaaaaaagtcttttaagtacttgggtctgaatgagtataaaacaatagtactactggtactacatactcaatttttcgttgggccttaggtaGGATACCTTTAaaagagcaattcttgtatatttatttataaatacacatatatatatcgttACTTACCAGCCATAGGTGGTCCAACAAGATGCCCCAACCCCTGACTCAGCAGCACCAGTCCATACGCCATAGTAAACCTCTCCAGGGCGATCAGCTCCACCAAAATACTCGGCGTATACGAGTAGGAGCTCGAGAACGTCAGCCCGAATATCACGACGTTCACCGCTATTATGTAGAAGCTGTGCGGCGCCAACGGGTCCATGATGCGTATGAGGACGGGGAACATGATGATTGAGACTCCGCAGAAGATGAGGCACAGCGCGTAGGTTTTCGTGATGTTTACCCATGGTAAGTCACCCATCCAGCCGAGACCCGCCTGGGAAATAaaggtttctttattttataagaagtaGGTATAGGACCTACCTTGCCTTGCCAATGCCTAcaagtcaaaaatattttctttcccCAATGTGTGTGCGCAAAGACgtctttttttagatttttgtaTTCAATTATTTTCAAATATTAATACTGCAATTTGATTGTTGAATTCTTCCGTAACATCAACAAGCAAtgaaaaaccattattaaattgtacaacgggacttaatcgcgtatctaagttttaagattttaagaagtcttctccgagaccacggggacaacgccgtcctcgaaacgtcggaggtaaatcttaaaacttagatacgcgattaattcccgttgtacaatttaatcatgtgtaaaaatcgtgaaagtttaaatcagtgtaatgaAAAACCagttttaatttgaaattaGTTCCGCGCGAATAAGTTTGACAAAACGGATCTTTTCCAATGTCTGTTGTTACGGCTGGTAGGTACGGATAGGTATCCGTGAAAAGTCAGAATgagataggtaattattttagaAGATTAGGTAAATGATACTTACAATACCAATAATATTGGCTACACCGAACACCGACAGCATCACCGGGCCCTGATACGTGGAGTACCCAGTCTCCTCCATGAAGCCGGGCAGGTAGAACAGCGGCACGATGAACCAGATAAACAGCACCAGGGTGGAGATATTCATCATCAGGAAGTGGAACTCGGTGAACATGTTGAAGTCGAAGGTTTTGTTCAAAGCGTCGATTAAGCGCCTTCCCCAGGAGCCGTCAATCTGAAAATGACATAAGTAAATGTGTTTAATCATCTTCAAACACAGGTTTCACCTACTTTATTCTTTACTTTATGGATTTAAAGGAATTAACAGTGTTGGCATTAATTGGTGGGGTGAAGATACCAAAAAGACGGACAGAGATAACCGAGATTAAAGAAATGGCACAGATATTAATTTGTTTCCAAGACAAACAACTAAAAATTCGTATGGTAATGGCGCCAATCAAATGAATGTCTCAACATTTAAGAAAACATTTTGagtatttttgatatttcactGATGAATATAATAACATTTCTACCGCTTCACGCGTGAAAAGTTGAATAGTACGTCatgtatatttcatttatatccAATGTTACATATTAGGCAAACGGTTGACTAATTAAGTGAAATGTCATATTTACCTCCTGTTCTTCCATTGACCACATGGAATTTCTATAAATATCAGGGCATGAAGACGCGCGTAGTTTGTATTTCGCAATGTTCATCATGGCACCTCTGTGCATAATGGAATTACGATGTACTCTGATACCTCTTAAGTAGTGATTATCTGTCTTCAAGTTCCACCAATCCTGGCGGTCAGTTCTAGGAGCTATAATAGCGGGCTTATTTTCTGGAATAGGTTGTAACAGTTTCTCCCTTACAATATCCAGTTTTGACTCAAATTccttctttttttcttttttacttaATTTCAGTTTCATTGACATTTTAATTGGCTTGTTTTTAGAAACGTCTGTAGCCGGCTCGATTGGAAGCTTCTGCTCAGAGTTGCTTCTTAAAGCGAGAAGTGATGGATAGTTTTGTAATATGATATTGTATAGACGTTTATTCGTTGACAGTTGATCTAGAACTTCTACTGGAACctgaaacaaacataaaattgTAATCAATGTATTTTATCCAAATGGAAAAATAATGCAATGGATTTATAGTTAACAATAGAGTAAATACCTTCTCACTCTGTCGTAAGAATGTTGGCAAATTTATGACAGAGCTAACTTTGTTGGCTTGTGATAGATCAGCATTCATTTTGGTCGTCGCTTCCACTTGTTCCGCTTCCGCTATTGATGCTACTAGCGCTGTTAGTATATACTCCGGTGTCTCCCCACTTTTCATCAATGATTTCAACTCTTCTGTACCAGGATATACTGACTCGCCGCCGCATGATTTTGCAGATTTAGCAGAAATCGATATTGAACTCGACGCTCTTTTTGCTTTActtaattttctatttttcttCTGTTCCTCAATCAA
This window encodes:
- the LOC134651241 gene encoding uncharacterized protein LOC134651241, coding for MDSQRAQANGIPGKEKVFKYEQKVPSEEEKTTSPLLYKADNIKYIDAVDDEKLNNDDKRDRDLNTVNSMKTNNVTDSLAVSYTKNDKDEDAVSTNEGVKFLGLGDTDSICSSRPPEEQGPQIPDGGWGWVVVIASFLIATVADGLAFSYGLINEKWVKHFNTTEAKVSLIGSLFISVPLIAGPIMSALVDRYGCRKMTMLGGVASTIGFVAAAVSDSVGVLYVTYGLMAGLGMGLLYVTAVVSIAYWFEKRRNLAVGLGSCGVGFGTFIYSPLTTFLLDYYGWRGTLLILAGTVLNVCVCGAIMRDPEWLIEEQKKNRKLSKAKRASSSISISAKSAKSCGGESVYPGTEELKSLMKSGETPEYILTALVASIAEAEQVEATTKMNADLSQANKVSSVINLPTFLRQSEKVPVEVLDQLSTNKRLYNIILQNYPSLLALRSNSEQKLPIEPATDVSKNKPIKMSMKLKLSKKEKKKEFESKLDIVREKLLQPIPENKPAIIAPRTDRQDWWNLKTDNHYLRGIRVHRNSIMHRGAMMNIAKYKLRASSCPDIYRNSMWSMEEQEIDGSWGRRLIDALNKTFDFNMFTEFHFLMMNISTLVLFIWFIVPLFYLPGFMEETGYSTYQGPVMLSVFGVANIIGIAGLGWMGDLPWVNITKTYALCLIFCGVSIIMFPVLIRIMDPLAPHSFYIIAVNVVIFGLTFSSSYSYTPSILVELIALERFTMAYGLVLLSQGLGHLVGPPMAGGLKDKTGYWDAAFYVAGVWVIISGILVGVIPYTKNFRICGNAPLAKDVASEPDPGVRIIVH